The Ascaphus truei isolate aAscTru1 chromosome 11, aAscTru1.hap1, whole genome shotgun sequence genome includes a window with the following:
- the PMS2 gene encoding mismatch repair endonuclease PMS2 isoform X2, whose translation MEEACTEPAKAIKPIDRKSVHQICSGQVVLNLATAVKELLENSIDAGATSIDIKLKEYGADLIEVSDNGGGVDEQNFEGLTLKHHTSKIQDFSDLVHVETFGFRGEALSSLCALSDLAIYTCHKAAKVGTRLVFDHNGKIVQKCPFPRQQGTTVSVQQIFHTLPVRHKEFLRNTKKEFAKMGQVLQAYCIISTGVRISCTNQVGQGKRNPVVCSSGNVSNVKENIGAVFGQKQLQSVIPFVQLPPSGAVCEEYGLSHADTPHSLYNITGYISRCDHGVGRSSTDRQFFFINQRPCDPAKVSKMVNEVYHVYNRHQYPFVALNICVNSECVDINVTPDKRQILLQEEKLLLAILKTSLTAMFSRDVNKLDVNQTLVDMSGSFRKVNSEMPNPSASERADVSDRGALAVSKLREAFSLHQTNHSSSPRTKPAKPQQHPSPSPRTLKSFFNTSPKGEKCISQNILDVSDKESETLDFLSKGFPLESDWDSGQGTSTTTDSELGCSTPVFSGHLSSESVTSSLEASPIVKLNLENKAADSAVVVVVHALEAELKAEQPSVKDETLKGQSQDGHPRANCKRLKKEVEDSKAGVPLMDDHLKIDTVDAPVNINKRTVPLCFSMGHLARRMNRLYRQRRQKEEADKYRRFRATISPGENQAAEAELRKEISKEMFAKMEIVGQFNLGFIITKLDSDLFIIDQHATDEKYNFEMLQQNTVLQGQRLIAPQKLSLTAANETVLIDNLHIFKKNGFDFIFDEDEPNLGERTCTSAHRVSGDVRMHIGRRNLGKHRTLSASGDSALDSVPGGAPLSSNYFN comes from the exons ATGGAGGAAGCATG TACTGAACCTGCAAAAGCGATCAAGCCCATCGATCGGAAGTCAGTTCATCAAATTTGTTCTGGGCAAGTGGTGCTAAATCTTGCAACGGCAGTGAAAGAGCTGCTGGAAAACAGCATCGACGCTGGAGCGACAAGCATTG ATATAAAACTTAAGGAATATGGCGCTGACCTTATAGAAGTTTCGGACAATGGCGGTGGCGTAGATGAACAGAATTTTGAAGGATTAA CTCTAAAGCATCATACATCCAAGATACAAGATTTCTCTGACCTTGTTCATGTAGAAACGTTTGGATTCCGCGGAGAAGCCCTGAGTTCCTTGTGTGCATTAAG TGATCTTGCTATTTACACCTGCCATAAAGCTGCAAAAGTTGGAACTCGTTTGGTGTTTGATCATAACGGAAAAATTGTCCAGAAATGTCCCTTCCCTCGGCAACAAGGAACGACTGTCAGCGTGCAGCAGATCTTTCATACTCTGCCAGTGCGGCATAAGGAATTTCTGCGGAACACTAAAAAG gaGTTTGCAAAAATGGGACAGGTGCTGCAAGCGTACTGCATCATTTCAACGGGAGTCCGCATCAGCTGCACCAATCAAGTTGGTCAGGGTAAAAGAAACCCTGTGGTGTGTTCCAGCGGGAACGTGAGCAACGTGAAGGAAAACATAGGCGCTGTATTCGGGCAAAAGCAG TTGCAAAGTGTAATTCCTTTTGTTCAGCTACCCCCCAGTGGCGCTGTTTGTGAGGAGTACGGACTGAGCCACGCAGATACACCACACAGTCTTTATAA CATTACAGGATACATATCCCGTTGTGACCATGGTGTGGGAAGGAGCTCTACAGACAGGCAGTTTTTCTTCATCAACCAGCGGCCCTGTGATCCAGCAAAG GTTTCCAAGATGGTGAATGAGGTGTATCACGTGTACAACAGGCACCAGTACCCATTTGTTGCACTTAACATCTGTGTCAATTCTG AGTGTGTTGATATTAATGTTACTCCAGACAAGAGACAAATTTTACTACAGGAAGAGAAACTATTGCTAGCAATTTTAAAGACTTCCCTGACTGCAATGTTCAGCAGAGATGTCAACAAACTAGATGTTAATCAGACGCTGGTGGACATGTCGG GTAGCTTCAGAAAGGTAAATTCAGAAATGCCAAACCCTTCCGCCTCGGAGCGCGCTGATGTTTCGGATAGAGGAGCACTAGCTGTATCTAAGCTGCGGGAGGCTTTCTCCCTCCATCAAACAAACCATAGCAGCTCACCGAGGACAAAGCCCGCCAAGCCACAGCAGCACCCTTCCCCCAGCCCAAGGACACTTAAGTCATTTTTTAACACTTCTCCAAAAGGTGAAAAGTGCATCTCCCAGAACATTTTGGATGTCAGTGATAAGGAATCGGAGACTCTGGACTTCTTGAGTAAAGGTTTCCCATTAGAAAGTGACTGGGATTCTGGGCAAGGTACCAGCACCACAACAGACTCCGAGTTAGGCTGCAGCACCCCCGTCTTCTCTGGCCACCTTAGCAGTGAAAGCGTGACGAGCTCCCTGGAGGCATCGCCAATAGTGAAGCTGAATCTGGAGAATAAGGCTGCGGATTCTGCAGTAGTTGTTGTAGTTCACGCTTTAGAAGCAGAACTTAAAGCTGAGCAACCGAGTGTAAAAGATGAAACTCTGAAAGGACAGTCGCAGGATGGCCATCCCAGGGCAAATTGCAAGCGCCTGAAAAAAGAGGTGGAGGATTCGAAGGCAGGCGTTCCACTGATGGACGATCATTTAAAAATTGATACGGTGGATGCACCGGTAAATATTAATAAGAGGACTGTCCCTCTGTGCTTTTCGATGGGTCATCTTGCTAGAAGAATGAACAGATTATATCGGCAACGACGTCAAAAAGAGGAGGCAGATAAATACCGCAGATTCAGAGCAACAATCAGCCCAGGTGAAAATCAGGCTGCGGAAGCTGAGCTAAGAAAAGAGATCAG TAAAGAGATGTTTGCAAAAATGGAAATTGTCGGCCAGTTTAATCTAGGATTCATAATAACCAAGCTGGACTCTGACCTGTTTATAATTGACCAACATGCAACTGATGAAAAATACAACTTTGAGATGTTGCAGCAAAACACTGTTTTACAAGGACAAAGGCTGATTGC GCCCCAGAAACTCAGTTTAACAGCTGCAAACGAGACTGTGCTGATTGACAATCTACACATATTCAAGAAAAATGGCTTTGATTTCATCTTTGATGAAGACG
- the AIMP2 gene encoding aminoacyl tRNA synthase complex-interacting multifunctional protein 2 isoform X2, with amino-acid sequence MTMYRLQPYVSGDMIQEADPALQVLESRQEDILKRLYELKAAVDGLSKMIQTPDADLDVTDIIQADERAAPASNLVDLDAILGKPYGALRDIVINANPSLPPLSLLILHSLLSERYEVLSTVHTHSSVRSVPEALLKCFGDQVQKNSRQEYQLGFTLIWKDVTKPQMKFSIQNMCPIEGEGSIARFLFSLFGCKFDAVTSTLIDSWVDTAIFQLREGSNKEKAAVLRAMNSALGKAPWLVGNEVTVADVVNWCAIQQSGNTAATPANVQKWMKSCENLPSFNAALKLMKATARERSPSAAV; translated from the exons ATGACCATGTATAGGTTACAACCGTACGTCAGCGGGGACATGATCCAG GAGGCTGACCCAGCACTTCAGGTACTGGAGTCTCGACAAGAAGACATCTTAAAGCGACTGTATGAACTGAAAGCGGCTGTTGACGGACTCTCAAAGATGATTCAAACACCGGACGCAGATCTGGACGTGACCGACATCATACAGGCAGATGAGCGAGCAGCCCCAGCTTCCAACTTGGTAGATTTAGACGCCATACTGGGAAAG CCTTATGGTGCTCTTAGAGATATCGTGATCAACGCAAACCCGTCGCTGCCTCCACTCTCCCTGTTAATATTGCACAGTCTGCTAAGTGAGCGGTACGAGGTGCTGTCTACGGTTCATACCCACTCATCTGTGAGAAGCGTTCCGGAGGCTCTACTGAAGTGCTTCGGAGATCAGGTGCAGAAGAACTCTCGTCAGGAGTATCAGCTTGGATTTACACTCATCTGGAAGGATG taACCAAACCACAGATGAAATTCAGCATTCAAAATATGTGTCCGATCgaaggagaaggcagcatcgccCGCTTCCTGTTCTCACTGTTTGGATGCAAATTTGATGCCGTCACCTCCACGCTGATTGACAGCTGGGTAGACACTGCCATTTTTCAGCTTAGAGAGGGAAGCAATAAAGAGAAAGCGGCCGTGCTGCGAGCCATGAACTCGGCTCTGGGTAAAGCGCCTTGGCTGGTGGGGAACGAAGTGACCGTGGCAGATGTTGTGAATTGGTGCGCGATTCAGCAGTCGGGGAACACCGCTGCCACCCCTGCCAATGTGCAGAAGTGGATGAAATCCTGTGAGAACCTCCCATCCTTCAACGCAGCCCTGAAATTAATGAAGGCGACTGCACGTGAGAGAAGTCCGTCTGCTGCTGTTTAG
- the AIMP2 gene encoding aminoacyl tRNA synthase complex-interacting multifunctional protein 2 isoform X1, which yields MTMYRLQPYVSGDMIQVELPSCMYKLPSLHGAPSGHQEADPALQVLESRQEDILKRLYELKAAVDGLSKMIQTPDADLDVTDIIQADERAAPASNLVDLDAILGKPYGALRDIVINANPSLPPLSLLILHSLLSERYEVLSTVHTHSSVRSVPEALLKCFGDQVQKNSRQEYQLGFTLIWKDVTKPQMKFSIQNMCPIEGEGSIARFLFSLFGCKFDAVTSTLIDSWVDTAIFQLREGSNKEKAAVLRAMNSALGKAPWLVGNEVTVADVVNWCAIQQSGNTAATPANVQKWMKSCENLPSFNAALKLMKATARERSPSAAV from the exons ATGACCATGTATAGGTTACAACCGTACGTCAGCGGGGACATGATCCAGGTGGAGTTACCCAGCTGCATGTATAAACTGCCCAGCCTACACGGGGCTCCCTCCGGCCACCAG GAGGCTGACCCAGCACTTCAGGTACTGGAGTCTCGACAAGAAGACATCTTAAAGCGACTGTATGAACTGAAAGCGGCTGTTGACGGACTCTCAAAGATGATTCAAACACCGGACGCAGATCTGGACGTGACCGACATCATACAGGCAGATGAGCGAGCAGCCCCAGCTTCCAACTTGGTAGATTTAGACGCCATACTGGGAAAG CCTTATGGTGCTCTTAGAGATATCGTGATCAACGCAAACCCGTCGCTGCCTCCACTCTCCCTGTTAATATTGCACAGTCTGCTAAGTGAGCGGTACGAGGTGCTGTCTACGGTTCATACCCACTCATCTGTGAGAAGCGTTCCGGAGGCTCTACTGAAGTGCTTCGGAGATCAGGTGCAGAAGAACTCTCGTCAGGAGTATCAGCTTGGATTTACACTCATCTGGAAGGATG taACCAAACCACAGATGAAATTCAGCATTCAAAATATGTGTCCGATCgaaggagaaggcagcatcgccCGCTTCCTGTTCTCACTGTTTGGATGCAAATTTGATGCCGTCACCTCCACGCTGATTGACAGCTGGGTAGACACTGCCATTTTTCAGCTTAGAGAGGGAAGCAATAAAGAGAAAGCGGCCGTGCTGCGAGCCATGAACTCGGCTCTGGGTAAAGCGCCTTGGCTGGTGGGGAACGAAGTGACCGTGGCAGATGTTGTGAATTGGTGCGCGATTCAGCAGTCGGGGAACACCGCTGCCACCCCTGCCAATGTGCAGAAGTGGATGAAATCCTGTGAGAACCTCCCATCCTTCAACGCAGCCCTGAAATTAATGAAGGCGACTGCACGTGAGAGAAGTCCGTCTGCTGCTGTTTAG